A single window of Vespula pensylvanica isolate Volc-1 chromosome 23, ASM1446617v1, whole genome shotgun sequence DNA harbors:
- the LOC122636728 gene encoding uncharacterized protein LOC122636728, which yields MSSRGVNYFDQNNTLNRLILFMIGVGPYENSKERFVRVCLLTLFFIPLFVHQIYQLYMMDFEMNLTVRWMQLFLPGLCTIITYYTVVYNFTTVKLIYERIMNDYEQLLDDEELDIVKKYNKESKLYMLLIAIIFNIYHTLIIYPSMLSVILYIVGLSDNIQFILPIPVNYISDSRAFYGVLIYELVGLTVLTVIAFITFTTYLMLIQHACNQFSILIMKTLQPFKKKQDCIEQDFYYSGPQKEYDWIVDIINRYIKATQFVDLINSLSEIIYLIEIFFGMILIVVDFIYTFQMSVLLENTGEAIGCCIYIVTSVFLIYINFYIGQKLLDHSNATYMELCKVPFYALTIKTQKLFLFIITRSMKSTELSIGGLFVSSHEVFAALIQKAFSVATMYYNMQ from the exons ATGTCTTCGAGAGGAGTAAACTATTTCGATCAGAATAATACtcttaatcgattaattttatttatgatcgGCGTAGGACCTTATGAAAATTCAAAGGAACGATTTGTTCGAGTTTGTTTGTTAACTTTGTTCTTTATACCTTTGTTCGTTCATCAG ATTTATCAATTATACATGATGGACTTTGAGATGAATTTGACTGTTAGATGGATGCAGTTATTTTTACCCGGTCTATGTACgataattacatattacacCGTTGTTTACAATTTTACAACT gtGAAGTTAATTTATGAACGTATAATGAATGATTATGAACAGCTTTTGGATGACGAGGAATTGGATAttgtaaaaaagtataataaagaaagcaaACTATACATGTTACTTATTGCTA TCATCTTCAATATTTATCacactttaattatttaccCATCTATGTTAAGtgtgattttatatatcgttggTTTATCGGATAATATTCAATTCATATTGCCAATACcagttaattatatatctgaTTCACGAGCATTTTATGGTGTACTTATTTATGAACTCGTAGGACTTACCGTCTTAACTGTGATAGCATTTATAACTTTCACAACGTATTTGATGTTAATACAACACGCATGCAATCAATTTAGCATTCTTAT aATGAAAACGCTTCAGCcatttaagaaaaaacaagattgTATCGAACaggatttttattatagtgGACCTCAGAAGGAGTACGATTGGATagttgatataataaatcgttatatAAAGGCCACGCA gttCGTTGACCTGATAAATTCATTATccgagataatttatttaatcgaaattttctttggGATGATCCTGATTGTTgttgattttatttac ACGTTTCAAATGTCTGTACTATTAGAGAATACAGGCGAAGCAATAGGATGTTGTATCTACATCGTTACATCTgtatttcttatatacattaatttttatattggaCAAAAGCTCTTAGATCACAGTAATGCAACATACATGGAATT GTGTAAAGTTCCATTCTATGCACTTACTATCAAAACTCAAaagctttttttattcatcataACAAGAAGTATGAAGTCAACCGAACTTTCAATAGGAggtttattcgtttcttctcacGAAGTTTTCGCTGCg TTAATACAAAAAGCATTTTCGGTTGCtacaatgtattataatatgcAATAA